A region of the Vibrio chagasii genome:
GAAAGAGCACTCACCCACCTCACCCCTTCTAACTGTCATGACCTTCTATTTGATGATGTATTGGCTGTGGAAGCTGCTGGTGAAGAACACGATGCCTTTGCAGAGACACTACGTAATCAAGACGTAGAAGTACTGCTACTGCACGATTTATTGGTAGAGACGCTTGCCGTACCTCAAGCACGCGAATGGCTGCTAAACACTCAAATCTCAGATTTCCGTTATGGGCCTACCTTTGCTCGTGACTTAAGAAACTATCTTGCTCAAATGGATAATGAGCATCTAGCAACAATCTTACTGGGTGGCTTGGCGTATTCAGAGCTTCCTATCAAATCATCATCGATGCTTCCTAAAATGCATCGCCCACTTGATTTCGTTATCGAGCCACTGCCTAACCACCTATTTACACGCGATACTTCGTGTTGGGTTTATGGCGGTGTGTCGCTAAACCCTATGATGAAGCCAGCACGTCAACGTGAGACAAACCATCTACGCGCTATCTATCGCTGGCACCCAGTGTTTGCAGGGCAAGACTTCATTAAGTACTTTGGTGATGAGGACCTTCATTACGACAACGCCAACATTGAAGGCGGCGATGTACTGGTTATTGGTAAAGGCGCGGTACTTATCGGTATTTCTGAGCGTACCAAACCACAAGGCGTTGAGAACTTAGCGGCGAGCCTATTTAAGTCAGGGCAAGCAACCGAAGTGATCGCTATCGATCTACCAAAGCACCGTTCATGTATGCACCTTGATACGGTAATGACACACATGGATATCGATACCTTCTCTGTGTATCCAGAAATCGTTCGTAAAGATTTAGACACATGGCGCCTAACACCAAAAGAGAATGGTGAGATGCGCGTAGAGAAAGCGGAAAACTACCTGTCAGCGATTGAAGGTGCGCTAGGTCTTGATCAGCTTAAGATCATCACTACAGGTGGTGACAACTACGAAGCTGAGCGTGAGCAGTGGAATGACGCCAACAACGTACTGACAGTGAAACCGGGCACGGTTATCGGTTACGAACGTAATGTTTACACCAACGAGAAGTACGACAAGGCAGGTATCGAAGTTCTGACGATTCCAGGTAATGAACTGGGGCGTGGCCGTGGTGGCGCTCGTTGTATGAGCTGCCCTATCGAAAGAGACGGTATCTAAGCCGATAGCTCAATAGAGTAAAAATACAATAACTCAACTAGGCCAGTACCATTGTACTGGCCTTTTTCATGAAATAAATAAAATAAATATTCACAAATATAGCATTTTTATGTTTAACTAAGTTCTTCATTGATTCTATATACGCAAGGAGCGAAAGATGGCCTTTAATCTTCGCAATCGTAACTTTCTAAAACTACTCGACTTTACTCCTAAAGAGATTCAGTTTTTACTCGACCTGTCAGCTGACCTTAAAAAAGCTAAGTATGCAGGTACTGAGCAGAAGAAGCTTACTGGTAAAAACATCGCTTTGATCTTTGAAAAGGCATCAACACGAACTCGATGTGCGTTTGAAGTCGCCGCTTTTGATCAAGGTGCTCAAGTGTCTTACTTGGGTCCTTCTGGCTCTCAGATCGGTCAAAAAGAATCAATGAAAGATACTGCACGCGTATTAGGTCGTATGTACGATGGCATCGAGTACCGTGGCTTTGGTCAGAGTATCGTCGAAGACCTTGGCGCTTATGCTGGCGTTCCAGTGTGGAATGGCCTTACTGATGAATTTCACCCAACTCAGATCTTGGCTGACTTCCTGACCATGTTAGAACACGGTCGCGGTAAACTGCTGTATCAAATCAGCTTTGCTTATCTGGGTGATACTCGTAACAATATGGGTAACTCTCTATTAGTAGGAGCTGCCAAGATGGGCATGGATATTCGTCTTGTCGCGCCAAAAGCCTTCTGGCCAGAAGAACAACTTGTCGAAGAGTGCCAAGCTATCGCGCAAAGTACCGGCGCTAAAATCACGCTGACTGAAGACGTTGCTGAAGGCGTAAAAGGCTGTGACTTCCTCTACACCGATGTTTGGGTATCGATGGGCGAAGCACCAGAAGCTTGGGATGAACGTGTGGCAGTGATGAAACCATATCAAGTGAATATGGATGTGATTAAACTGACGGGCAACCCTCAAGTGAAATTCATGCATTGCTTACCCGCTTTCCACAATAATGAGACCGTTATCGGTCAGCAAGTAGCTGATAAATATGGTATGAACGGTTTGGAAGTGACGGATGAAGTGTTTGAATCTGACTACTCTATTGTGTTTGATGAAGCAGAAAATCGCATGCACACCATCAAAGCCGTTATGGTCGCAACACTCGGTTAATTGAGAATAGTGAAAGTAAACAAAAGCTTGATGTAATCGCTTGCGCTCACAAATTGAAAGCGTATAATTCTCGGCAATTTGTCTGAGAGTAGTGAAAATGACGCCAACCAATATTGTGATCACACATAATAAGATTGTGAAAACACCTAATATTGCTCGCAAGCTAGCATGCTTGCCAGGCGGTCTATTCTGCTTTTCAGCACTTTTTTAAAGCCTCCCATTATGGGGGGCTTTTTTGTGGCCAATACATTATTGTGGGGAAGAAGATCATGGCGAATTCGCTCTATCAAAAGCACATCATCTCAATTCCAGAGCTTTCTCGTGAAGAGCTAGAATTAATTGTTCAAACGGCTGGTCAGCTTAAAGCAGAACCAAACCCAGAACTTATCAAGAACAAAGTTGTGGCGAGCTGCTTCTTCGAACCTTCAACACGAACTCGTCTCTCTTTTGAAACTGCGATTCAACGCATCGGTGGTGATGTGATTGGTTTCGACAGCGGCGGTAACACCTCACTGGCAAAAAAGGGCGAAACGCTAGCAGACTCAGTACAGGTTATCTCTTCCTACGTTGATGCTTACGTAATGCGTCACCCACAAGAAGGTGCAGCGCGCCTAGCATCAGAGTTCTCAAATGGTGTCCCTGTCATCAACGCTGGTGATGGTGCTAACCAACACCCAACACAGACTCTGCTTGATCTGTTCTCTATCGCAGAGACACAAGGCCGCCTAGACAACCTTAATGTGGCGTTCGTTGGTGACCTTAAATACGGCCGCACGGTTCACTCTCTCACTCAAGCACTGGCTAAGTTCGATAACATCTGTTTCTACTTTGTAGCGCCAGAAGCATTGGCTATGCCTGATTACATCTGTGAAGAGCTTGATGAAGCTGGCATCAAATACCAACTACTGACCGACATGGAAGGTGTGATTCCTGAGCTGGATGTTCTATACATGACTCGCGTACAGAAAGAACGCTTTGATGAGTCGGAATACGCACACATCAAGTCAGCCTACATCCTAACGGCTGCTCTATTAGAAAATGCACGTGATAACTTGAAGGTACTGCACCCACTTCCTCGCGTTGATGAAATCACTGTCGATGTCGATAAAACACCTTACGCTTACTACTTCCAGCAAGCTGAAAATGGTGTTTACGCGCGTGAAGCATTACTAGCCCTTGTTCTTAACGAAACGCTGTAGAGGAGAGATATCATGTCTAAAGAGACTCAATTAAAAGTTGAAGCAATCAAGAACGGTACCGTTATCGACCATATCCCAGCAAACATCGGGATCAAGGTGCTAAAACTGTTTGATATGCACAACTCTCATCAGCGTGTCACTATTGGTTTGAACCTGCCTTCTTCAGCACTTGGCGGTAAAGACTTACTTAAAATTGAGAATGTGTTTATCACCGAAGAGCAAGCAAACAAGTTAGCACTGTACGCACCTCATGCGACGGTAAACCAAATCGAAGATTACGAAGTGGTTAAGAAGCTAGCGCTTGAACTGCCTGAGCAGATCAACGATGTGTTTGAGTGTCCCAACACCAACTGCATTACTCACAACGAGCCGGTTGAGAGCAGCTTTATGATCTTTGAAAAGAATGAAGACATTCGCCTGAAATGTAAGTACTGCGAAAAAGTCTTCTCTCGCGAAATCGTAACCGAAAGATAAGCTTTCGCGTAGCACGCAATAAATGTAAAAACTATGAAATACCTCGCCCGTGCGGGGTATTTTGCGCTTTACCTAGCCACGGTTTGTAGGCACACTGAAAAACGATTTTTATCTAATAACTGATGGAATAAACCAATGACTAAAGTACCTCACACAGAATCGGCTCCAGCTGCAATCGGCCCATACGTACAAGGCGTTGACCTTGGCAACATGGTACTGACTTCTGGTCAAATCCCAGTAAACCCAGCAACTGGTGAAGTATCTGCTGATATCGCAGAGCAAGCACGCCAATCTCTAGACAACGTTAAAGCGGTTGTAGAAGCTTCTGGCCTGACTGTAAAAGACATCGTTAAGCTAACTGTATTCGTTAAAGACCTAAACGACTTCGGCACAGTAAACGAAGTTTACGGTAAATTCTTTGATGAGCACGGCGTTGCAAACTACCCTGCACGTTCATGTGTTGAAGTAGCTCGTCTACCAAAAGATGTTGGTATCGAGATCGAAGCTATTGCAGTTCGCAAATAGGTTTCACCCTATTTAATCAGTGGCTTAGTGCTGAACTAAGCCCTGATGAGATAAAAAAAGGTTGCCAACTAGGCAACCTTTTTTATTATTCGTTTTCTGCGTTTAAGCTACTTCTTATTAAGCTCAATCACTTCTTTGTCTAGCTCTTCCAACTTAGCCGCCATCTGTTCACGAGTTAGGTTTGCTAATTCACGAACGTTCGACTTGTCGTAGCCTTCAGTATTAATTGGGTCTAGCATTTCCACAATCACGTGGCCATTGTTCCAACGGTTCAGCTTAACGCCACCTGTAGAACTACACACGATAGGGATAATTGGTAAGCCAGCGCCAATCGCAGCATGAAAAGCGCCAGTTTTAAATGGCAACAGACCACGGCCTCGTGAACGCGTTCCTTCAGGGAACATCCATACCGAAACATCACTGCCTTTCAGGTTATCAACCACTTGATCGATTGTACCAACCGCTTTGCTGCGGTTTGCACGGTCAATTAGGATATTACCCGTCAACCAGTAAAGCTGACCAAACAAAGGCATCCACGCTAGGCTTTTCTTACCAACTGTTACCACTTTAGGCGTCACAGCCGATGATACCGTGAACAGGTCCCAGTTATTCTGATGGTTCGCAACATAAACATGTTGGCCACGAGAGTAAGCATCTTCAGGGATACGCAGCTCTAGCTTGATACCAAACACTTTCGACATACGACCGAAGTAACGACCAAAGGTAAATACGTGCTTTGGGTTACGTGGGCTAAGTAGACAATAGCCACAGCCGAATACAAACATAAGAATCGCAAATATCGCCAATGCGAAAATACGTAATATTGCTATCATTTTGTTCCTCACAACCGCAAA
Encoded here:
- the arcA gene encoding arginine deiminase; translation: MSKLYVGSEVGQLRRVLLNRPERALTHLTPSNCHDLLFDDVLAVEAAGEEHDAFAETLRNQDVEVLLLHDLLVETLAVPQAREWLLNTQISDFRYGPTFARDLRNYLAQMDNEHLATILLGGLAYSELPIKSSSMLPKMHRPLDFVIEPLPNHLFTRDTSCWVYGGVSLNPMMKPARQRETNHLRAIYRWHPVFAGQDFIKYFGDEDLHYDNANIEGGDVLVIGKGAVLIGISERTKPQGVENLAASLFKSGQATEVIAIDLPKHRSCMHLDTVMTHMDIDTFSVYPEIVRKDLDTWRLTPKENGEMRVEKAENYLSAIEGALGLDQLKIITTGGDNYEAEREQWNDANNVLTVKPGTVIGYERNVYTNEKYDKAGIEVLTIPGNELGRGRGGARCMSCPIERDGI
- a CDS encoding ornithine carbamoyltransferase, with product MAFNLRNRNFLKLLDFTPKEIQFLLDLSADLKKAKYAGTEQKKLTGKNIALIFEKASTRTRCAFEVAAFDQGAQVSYLGPSGSQIGQKESMKDTARVLGRMYDGIEYRGFGQSIVEDLGAYAGVPVWNGLTDEFHPTQILADFLTMLEHGRGKLLYQISFAYLGDTRNNMGNSLLVGAAKMGMDIRLVAPKAFWPEEQLVEECQAIAQSTGAKITLTEDVAEGVKGCDFLYTDVWVSMGEAPEAWDERVAVMKPYQVNMDVIKLTGNPQVKFMHCLPAFHNNETVIGQQVADKYGMNGLEVTDEVFESDYSIVFDEAENRMHTIKAVMVATLG
- the pyrB gene encoding aspartate carbamoyltransferase; the protein is MANSLYQKHIISIPELSREELELIVQTAGQLKAEPNPELIKNKVVASCFFEPSTRTRLSFETAIQRIGGDVIGFDSGGNTSLAKKGETLADSVQVISSYVDAYVMRHPQEGAARLASEFSNGVPVINAGDGANQHPTQTLLDLFSIAETQGRLDNLNVAFVGDLKYGRTVHSLTQALAKFDNICFYFVAPEALAMPDYICEELDEAGIKYQLLTDMEGVIPELDVLYMTRVQKERFDESEYAHIKSAYILTAALLENARDNLKVLHPLPRVDEITVDVDKTPYAYYFQQAENGVYAREALLALVLNETL
- the pyrI gene encoding aspartate carbamoyltransferase regulatory subunit, yielding MSKETQLKVEAIKNGTVIDHIPANIGIKVLKLFDMHNSHQRVTIGLNLPSSALGGKDLLKIENVFITEEQANKLALYAPHATVNQIEDYEVVKKLALELPEQINDVFECPNTNCITHNEPVESSFMIFEKNEDIRLKCKYCEKVFSREIVTER
- a CDS encoding RidA family protein encodes the protein MTKVPHTESAPAAIGPYVQGVDLGNMVLTSGQIPVNPATGEVSADIAEQARQSLDNVKAVVEASGLTVKDIVKLTVFVKDLNDFGTVNEVYGKFFDEHGVANYPARSCVEVARLPKDVGIEIEAIAVRK
- a CDS encoding 1-acylglycerol-3-phosphate O-acyltransferase, translating into MIAILRIFALAIFAILMFVFGCGYCLLSPRNPKHVFTFGRYFGRMSKVFGIKLELRIPEDAYSRGQHVYVANHQNNWDLFTVSSAVTPKVVTVGKKSLAWMPLFGQLYWLTGNILIDRANRSKAVGTIDQVVDNLKGSDVSVWMFPEGTRSRGRGLLPFKTGAFHAAIGAGLPIIPIVCSSTGGVKLNRWNNGHVIVEMLDPINTEGYDKSNVRELANLTREQMAAKLEELDKEVIELNKK